The Papaver somniferum cultivar HN1 chromosome 3, ASM357369v1, whole genome shotgun sequence genome includes a region encoding these proteins:
- the LOC113358977 gene encoding uncharacterized protein LOC113358977 produces the protein MASSCRMVVQHKLPLQSEDVTISGIVWYQPPHLIFQVLATSSVASVESYLKERDIMLQLLKDDLTKAQARMKFYADQKRVDRKFAVGDMVFLKLQPYRQSCIVIRKNFKLSAKYFGPFAVLQRVGSVAYKLQLPVGSGIHTIFHVSQLKKKIGLSASTLPFLLVVDHNGHFVVEPVAVLNTRTTLRGQQPLHQVLIQ, from the coding sequence ATGGCTAGCTCTTGCAGAATGGTGGTTCAACACAAACTACCACTCCAGTCTGAAGATGTCACCATTTCAGGCATTGTATGGTATCAACCCCCTCACCTGATTTTTCAAGTATTAGCCACATCTTCAGTTGCTTCTGTGGAGAGTTACTTAAAGGAGAGAGACATTATGTTGCAGCTACTAAAGGACGATCTAACAAAGGCACAAGCTCGTATGAAGTTCTATGCTGACCAGAAGAGAGTGGATAGAAAATTCGCAGTGGGTGACATGGTATTtcttaagcttcaaccttatcGTCAGTCCTGTATTGTTATACGCAAGAACTTCAAGCTCTCTGCCAAGTATTTTGGCCCCTTTGCAGTTCTGCAAAGAGTTGGATCAGTGGCTTATAAATTGCAATTGCCAGTGGGGTCTGGCATCCACACTATCTTCCATGTGTCGCAGCTTAAGAAAAAAATTGGCCTCTCAGCATCTACTCTGCCCTTTCTGCTTGTGGTGGATCATAATGGTCATTTTGTTGTTGAACCAGTAGCTGTGTTAAACACTCGCACCACTCTCCGAGGTCAACAACCATTGCATCAGGTTCTAATCCAATGA